In Microvenator marinus, one genomic interval encodes:
- a CDS encoding deoxyribodipyrimidine photolyase, whose protein sequence is MGVPQSRITSLNDKGLNTQGNYVLYWMIANRRMSHNFSLDRAIELAKAQNKPLVVLEALRLGYQWASERLHAFILEGMLDNMRDVAGADTDLTYLAYVEKEIPKGKGLLEHLAKNACAIVTDDFPCFMLPKMTAAAASKVNVKMEMVDSNGLYPMRIAPQVFLRAYDFRRHLQKELKPHFDDFPEPAPLEGLKLGQAEVDTGHWPMMDEVGLEDARSLVKELDLDHTVKPVDYRGGRQAALEALSAFKSRFKRYGEDRNHPDDDVASGLSVWLHFGHISTHEIFRELVPNFKVSQLAAKANGARAGWWGMDEHAESFLDELITWRELGFNMCALRPDDYYKYESLPDWAQQTLEEHASDPREWVYSLEEFEKAQTHDDVWNAAQNQLIREGRIHNYLRMLWGKKILHWSESPQVALEIMVELNNKYAVDGRDPNSYSGIFWVLGRYDRAWGPEREIFGKIRYMTSESAMSKLRMKEYVKRYTARQGSLL, encoded by the coding sequence TTGGGCGTACCACAATCTCGAATCACCTCTTTGAACGACAAAGGTCTAAACACGCAAGGCAACTATGTCTTGTACTGGATGATTGCCAACCGTCGGATGTCGCATAATTTTTCGCTAGATCGTGCGATTGAGTTGGCGAAGGCGCAAAACAAGCCGCTGGTTGTGCTCGAAGCCCTTCGTCTGGGCTACCAGTGGGCGAGCGAAAGGCTTCACGCGTTTATCCTCGAAGGTATGCTCGATAATATGCGAGATGTTGCGGGCGCTGACACCGATTTGACCTATCTGGCCTACGTTGAAAAAGAGATTCCCAAGGGAAAGGGGCTCCTGGAACATCTGGCTAAAAATGCGTGCGCCATCGTCACCGACGACTTCCCGTGTTTTATGCTTCCGAAAATGACGGCCGCCGCGGCATCAAAGGTCAACGTAAAGATGGAGATGGTGGATTCTAACGGGCTCTACCCCATGCGGATTGCGCCTCAGGTCTTCCTCCGTGCCTATGATTTTCGCCGACACCTACAGAAAGAGCTCAAACCTCATTTTGACGACTTTCCAGAGCCGGCTCCGCTCGAGGGACTCAAGCTCGGCCAAGCTGAAGTGGACACCGGTCATTGGCCCATGATGGACGAGGTAGGTCTGGAAGACGCCCGTTCCCTGGTCAAAGAGCTGGACCTCGATCACACCGTCAAGCCCGTGGATTATAGAGGTGGGAGGCAAGCTGCGCTGGAAGCCCTGAGCGCGTTTAAGTCTAGGTTCAAACGCTATGGCGAAGACCGAAATCACCCTGACGACGATGTGGCGAGCGGACTCTCGGTTTGGCTACACTTTGGGCATATCTCAACGCATGAGATCTTTCGGGAGCTCGTACCGAACTTTAAGGTGTCGCAGCTTGCTGCCAAAGCGAACGGCGCGCGCGCGGGTTGGTGGGGCATGGACGAACACGCCGAGTCTTTCCTCGACGAACTGATCACCTGGCGCGAGCTAGGCTTTAATATGTGCGCGCTTCGGCCGGACGATTACTACAAATACGAGTCGTTGCCCGATTGGGCCCAACAAACGCTGGAGGAACACGCGAGTGACCCACGAGAATGGGTCTACTCCCTAGAAGAGTTTGAGAAGGCCCAGACGCACGACGATGTCTGGAACGCCGCACAGAATCAGCTAATCCGGGAAGGTCGCATCCACAATTACCTCAGGATGCTCTGGGGAAAGAAGATCCTCCATTGGAGCGAATCCCCTCAAGTGGCGCTCGAAATCATGGTTGAGCTCAACAACAAGTACGCGGTGGATGGCCGCGACCCCAATTCCTACTCCGGGATTTTCTGGGTTCTTGGCCGCTACGATCGCGCCTGGGGGCCGGAGCGTGAGATTTTTGGGAAGATTCGCTACATGACCAGCGAAAGTGCCATGTCGAAGCTACGGATGAAGGAGTACGTCAAGAGGTACACCGCGCGCCAGGGCTCGCTTCTCTAG
- a CDS encoding replication-associated recombination protein A gives MRPRSLAEFVGQGHLLDQGKFLDNAIKSKRLPSIILWGPPGTGKTTLAGLLAREFDAHFVMLSAVLSGVKDIRESVETARRNQQGLFKKPTILFVDEVHRFNKAQQDALLPHVERGDVTLIGATTENPAFEVNSALLSRTRVLVLESLSDEAIKGIVLRALSDAEHGLGALQLRMSDEALEALTHHASGDARSALNTLEVAAQAANPKGTAGHIEITKAHIESAAQRVIVNYDKAGEQHYNIVSAFIKSLRGSDPDAAMHYMVRMLEGGEDPLFILRRMVIFASEDIGNADPAALRVALDATDAFRLMGLPEGVLPMTQAVTYLACAPKSNAVLTAYRDARRDVMQHPNAPLPKHLLNAPTKLHKELGHGRGYKYPHNFEGNYVVENYLPVPLSKAIYYQPSDQGDEAKIRVRLEELRQARSNIAQGED, from the coding sequence ATGCGGCCTCGCTCTCTCGCAGAGTTCGTAGGTCAGGGTCATCTTTTGGACCAGGGCAAGTTTCTGGACAATGCGATCAAATCCAAACGGCTGCCGAGCATTATTCTCTGGGGACCTCCAGGAACCGGCAAGACCACTCTCGCGGGGCTGCTCGCGCGTGAATTCGACGCACATTTTGTGATGCTTTCCGCTGTCCTGAGCGGCGTGAAGGATATTCGCGAGTCCGTAGAGACGGCGCGCCGAAACCAACAAGGCCTCTTTAAGAAGCCGACCATCCTTTTTGTGGATGAGGTTCATCGCTTCAACAAGGCCCAGCAAGACGCCTTGCTCCCTCATGTTGAGCGCGGAGATGTCACGCTCATTGGTGCAACTACTGAGAATCCCGCCTTTGAGGTTAATTCTGCGCTTCTCTCTCGCACACGGGTCTTGGTGCTCGAATCGCTTTCAGACGAAGCGATCAAGGGGATTGTTCTAAGGGCTTTGAGCGATGCTGAACACGGGCTTGGTGCGCTCCAACTTCGGATGAGTGATGAGGCTTTGGAAGCATTAACACATCACGCATCGGGCGATGCACGGTCGGCGCTAAACACCTTGGAAGTCGCGGCACAAGCGGCCAATCCTAAAGGCACCGCCGGACATATTGAGATCACCAAGGCGCATATCGAAAGCGCCGCACAACGTGTGATCGTCAACTACGACAAGGCCGGAGAGCAGCACTACAACATCGTCTCGGCGTTCATCAAAAGTCTTCGCGGAAGCGACCCCGACGCAGCCATGCACTATATGGTCAGAATGTTGGAAGGCGGCGAGGACCCTCTTTTTATCTTGCGACGCATGGTGATCTTCGCTTCCGAGGATATCGGGAATGCTGATCCGGCGGCGTTGCGTGTGGCGCTCGACGCTACGGATGCCTTCCGGCTCATGGGGCTTCCTGAGGGTGTACTCCCGATGACTCAGGCCGTGACCTACCTCGCGTGTGCTCCAAAATCTAACGCTGTTCTCACGGCGTATCGCGACGCTCGGCGCGATGTGATGCAGCACCCCAATGCGCCCCTTCCTAAGCATCTTCTGAACGCCCCCACCAAGCTGCACAAAGAGCTCGGGCACGGCAGAGGCTACAAATACCCACATAATTTCGAGGGGAATTACGTGGTCGAAAATTATCTGCCCGTGCCGCTCTCCAAGGCCATCTACTACCAACCCAGCGATCAGGGCGACGAAGCCAAGATCCGAGTCCGACTCGAGGAGCTTCGACAAGCGCGCTCCAACATTGCCCAAGGTGAGGATTAG
- a CDS encoding PorT family protein, whose translation MIKRAIIAGILSAVILPLSAQAQTKPVRVSAKAIVGFNHMAPPNDPAGEPTLLSGAGYSGLGFGGGLGAMATVANLSVGDLYVALDFLWVSHSGEGSASSPSTGQSRTVVFDANTIHLPMMVGISNKSKSLSYRFSLGPEVLLGMGTTSTITEENLPGDPQPLLTTPVTHVGVGAVIGFDWQASESLIVPVDLRITWDPSVATTTRERFDNYRSAAEPGAYQVAWDWFFALSVGLDYLVRNE comes from the coding sequence ATGATAAAGCGGGCGATTATTGCCGGCATCTTAAGTGCCGTCATCTTACCACTTTCTGCTCAGGCTCAGACCAAGCCGGTTCGAGTCTCCGCCAAGGCCATCGTCGGGTTTAATCATATGGCGCCGCCTAACGATCCGGCCGGCGAGCCTACGCTCCTAAGTGGCGCAGGCTATTCCGGACTCGGGTTCGGCGGCGGTTTGGGTGCTATGGCAACCGTGGCGAATCTTAGCGTCGGGGATCTCTATGTGGCGCTAGACTTTCTTTGGGTTTCACATAGCGGTGAAGGCTCGGCGAGCAGCCCTTCCACCGGTCAAAGTCGCACGGTGGTCTTTGATGCGAACACCATTCATCTTCCGATGATGGTAGGGATTTCCAACAAGTCAAAGAGCCTGAGTTACCGATTCTCACTTGGTCCAGAAGTCCTTCTAGGAATGGGCACCACATCGACGATCACCGAAGAGAATCTACCGGGCGATCCTCAACCATTGCTCACTACGCCGGTCACCCACGTGGGTGTTGGCGCGGTGATCGGGTTCGATTGGCAAGCCTCCGAAAGCCTCATCGTCCCAGTTGACCTCAGAATCACCTGGGACCCTAGCGTGGCCACAACCACGCGCGAGCGATTTGATAATTATCGTTCCGCAGCAGAGCCTGGGGCATATCAAGTGGCTTGGGACTGGTTCTTTGCTCTTAGCGTGGGCCTCGATTACCTGGTCCGAAACGAGTAG
- a CDS encoding universal stress protein: MTILVATDFSENAKSAVRVASLLSQRFDEPLTLMHAVDFAGDDNAWRVLYETADEIESAASKEANEELKKTYEAAVPESERTSYTTVVRFGQPAEAIIEEAEARKPSFIVAGTVGESRLQHLFFGRTTNHLVRETKVPVLAVPPLKSVEPFKRILFATDFSAGSEAALKHAKSLADRFGAELHVMHAVDVDHEVVRPSLGALMADIRPHVDALVASQKEELAALGVEHSYVEVGRPDAAIKKLAAKLDADLIVMGTHGRKGFARWFLGSTAERVLRNSEIPVLVVS; this comes from the coding sequence ATGACGATTTTAGTTGCAACAGATTTCTCAGAAAACGCCAAGTCTGCGGTAAGGGTAGCGTCGCTACTATCTCAACGCTTTGACGAGCCTCTAACGCTTATGCATGCCGTAGACTTCGCCGGCGATGATAACGCCTGGCGTGTACTCTACGAGACTGCAGACGAGATCGAATCGGCCGCTTCCAAAGAAGCAAACGAAGAGCTCAAAAAGACCTACGAGGCGGCCGTGCCTGAGTCTGAGCGAACGAGCTACACCACCGTGGTGCGATTTGGACAGCCTGCCGAAGCGATCATCGAGGAAGCAGAGGCGCGCAAGCCAAGCTTTATCGTGGCTGGAACAGTTGGCGAGAGCCGTTTGCAGCACTTGTTCTTTGGGCGGACGACAAACCATTTGGTTCGTGAGACCAAAGTCCCCGTTTTGGCGGTTCCACCCCTTAAAAGTGTGGAGCCTTTCAAGCGCATTCTCTTCGCCACCGATTTTAGTGCCGGCTCCGAGGCCGCATTGAAACACGCGAAATCCCTCGCGGATCGGTTTGGGGCTGAGCTCCACGTGATGCACGCTGTGGACGTGGATCACGAAGTCGTGCGTCCTTCACTTGGTGCGTTGATGGCTGATATTCGCCCGCACGTAGACGCCCTTGTCGCCAGCCAAAAGGAAGAGCTCGCCGCCCTCGGGGTTGAGCATTCGTACGTTGAAGTTGGGCGTCCGGATGCTGCGATCAAGAAATTGGCGGCCAAACTCGACGCCGACCTCATCGTGATGGGAACGCACGGCCGAAAAGGCTTTGCGCGTTGGTTCCTCGGAAGCACGGCGGAGCGCGTCTTGAGAAACTCCGAGATTCCCGTCCTTGTAGTGTCTTGA
- a CDS encoding thrombospondin type 3 repeat-containing protein, whose translation MTRKLYVAALALLMISCSDTDGPSGKKTECPSGQSFNPVTGQCSVGGGTNNNTIGGTNNTNNNSTGGNTDPFADTDGDGFLDRFDNCPGIANPDQADSEGDGIGDPCDNCPDIANFDQADSDNDGVGDACDPDTVDPGSLYNPNRDDDGDGVPDSVDNCGGVANPDQADADGDSLGDACDNCPNVANYDQTDTSGNGVGDACSPQPVGQVCGNQESEFTLVEPNIYVLLDRSGSMGFGGGSGINAEPMRSARQALDQIADQLSGDIRFGFGTYQTGSCPGLEHRLDMGLHAPATLKASWSGVTPGGGTPTAGALDALRTQNRLAEAGDPNDAVRTKAVVLITDGDPNDCGGQTGSVSAAAALFAQNIPVYVVAYNFGGFEGNLNNVAQAGGTDAPGNDRFYTANSQAALVTALQNIASAAISCSYTLNPVPPDGNKIWVEVGGNYIQRDPANGYSYDANNNTLTIHGQSCTTLRSLDPNGPVTPLRITMGCATPCVPGEEVCDYQDNDCDGEIDEGCEECSPEICDGIDNNCNGVIDEGCPDCKFDGESCTDAAECCNNSCENGVCGPPCRPINSTCLVDDDCCGGVCAKGPNDTVGVCIGQ comes from the coding sequence ATGACGCGAAAACTTTACGTTGCAGCCCTGGCGCTGTTGATGATTTCCTGTTCTGACACGGATGGACCGTCGGGCAAGAAGACCGAATGCCCCTCTGGTCAGTCTTTTAATCCGGTAACTGGCCAGTGCTCGGTCGGTGGCGGAACCAACAACAACACGATTGGTGGGACGAACAACACCAATAATAATTCAACGGGCGGTAATACAGACCCGTTTGCGGACACAGACGGCGACGGATTCCTAGATCGCTTTGATAACTGCCCGGGAATTGCAAATCCCGATCAGGCGGACTCAGAGGGCGACGGAATCGGTGACCCTTGTGATAACTGCCCTGATATTGCGAACTTCGATCAGGCAGATTCCGACAACGATGGCGTCGGGGACGCTTGCGACCCTGATACCGTGGACCCGGGTTCACTCTACAACCCAAATCGTGATGATGACGGCGATGGTGTGCCTGATAGCGTGGATAATTGTGGAGGCGTAGCAAATCCTGATCAGGCGGACGCCGATGGAGACTCCCTCGGAGACGCCTGTGATAACTGCCCTAATGTGGCAAACTACGACCAAACCGACACTTCCGGTAACGGCGTGGGTGATGCCTGCTCGCCTCAGCCTGTCGGCCAGGTTTGCGGAAATCAGGAATCTGAGTTCACGCTCGTTGAGCCGAACATTTACGTGCTCCTCGACCGCTCTGGCTCCATGGGATTTGGTGGCGGCTCAGGGATCAATGCGGAGCCCATGCGAAGTGCCCGTCAAGCACTGGACCAAATCGCGGACCAACTTTCGGGCGATATCCGATTTGGTTTCGGAACCTACCAAACGGGTTCATGCCCAGGACTCGAGCACCGTCTCGATATGGGACTCCACGCACCTGCAACTCTGAAAGCATCGTGGTCAGGCGTCACGCCGGGCGGCGGAACGCCAACCGCAGGTGCACTTGATGCGCTTCGTACACAGAATCGTCTCGCTGAAGCTGGTGACCCGAACGACGCTGTCCGTACAAAAGCGGTTGTTCTGATCACCGACGGTGATCCGAATGACTGTGGCGGGCAGACCGGCTCGGTCAGCGCTGCTGCGGCCTTGTTTGCGCAAAACATCCCGGTCTACGTGGTGGCCTACAACTTTGGCGGTTTCGAAGGAAACCTCAATAACGTGGCACAAGCCGGCGGAACAGACGCTCCCGGTAACGACCGATTCTACACGGCCAATAGCCAGGCAGCCCTCGTAACGGCGCTTCAGAATATCGCAAGTGCCGCGATCTCGTGCTCGTACACGCTCAACCCAGTTCCGCCAGACGGAAACAAGATCTGGGTTGAAGTTGGTGGCAACTACATCCAGCGCGACCCTGCAAACGGCTACAGCTACGACGCGAACAACAACACGTTGACCATTCACGGCCAGTCTTGCACCACGCTTCGTTCACTCGATCCAAACGGTCCTGTGACGCCGCTACGCATTACGATGGGCTGCGCAACGCCTTGCGTACCGGGCGAGGAAGTCTGCGACTACCAGGACAACGACTGCGACGGCGAGATCGATGAAGGTTGCGAAGAGTGCAGCCCAGAAATCTGCGACGGCATCGACAATAACTGTAACGGTGTGATCGACGAGGGATGCCCAGACTGTAAGTTTGACGGAGAGTCCTGTACTGACGCCGCGGAATGCTGCAACAACTCGTGTGAGAACGGCGTTTGTGGTCCTCCATGCCGTCCGATTAACTCGACTTGCCTTGTTGATGACGATTGCTGCGGTGGCGTTTGCGCCAAGGGCCCGAACGACACTGTCGGTGTCTGTATCGGCCAGTAA
- the plbH gene encoding PLuB system helicase-like protein produces MFLLPDLNEIPHLYSSPLGRVWRLEAEELGLQDTLHSHFLVRKLPASGSFLTTSAMLGLAATTESRVGRPATHWLQDKGGVYIATPSTPHQVPILESSAPLTFHDAVESWRPIALAVQHCHSKGLTHGNVNPWSVHRDRELILLDAGTWIADAPGVSQWWPQSVRRAESHLRECGTKDDVLNLARLLVWLTRPGDPEAAPSLEHLPAWAIAPLASVLNDEGHITRVSDLLKALAPAPILSESNTEATNSVLFARVSHVEDIQHPTKGPGIKFWLLHPRPEAENSATRAQGAFFYKASHGDVYNSIAHIWEGAEVNILDALEVEDSKGRVFLSAKPETLPVIEPHWPVTVTNVLKADGCVSRMLVDTREDELPNIHLIFGSLVHEFLEYTRRDPELDFYSLWEQVLPRYRVGLLAAGLGESDMEKFEEDARAHFNNIVAFARGRSRERSVENPTWTGDYVEVSRYSSIFGLEGRIDLVTEHERDGLQIVELKTGSAREEHLTQLRSYKLLWDPLVQEQKKEVSGYLLYSKDASMRSAPLEDPMRERRLLRARNALVAWHRSSARDPTIIPQYFMEVPEDCNARACRWRKETCKRQTAILGFGQVEPEPKTWKGFEPELVARAQTWWAHFNHLLEMENWVEGEELGLMLQTGRLRERIDGFRAAPGLELGGFDRASGRVNFTGDHRNIFHIGQTVIAHRNDFHGSHIVRAQVESVGPNHIELATQGMPAPEQLPRSNWILDVLPMRIGYRSAQRSIYRILDQQRPEIFEVLFRPESAQAASLMEAQDCDDTLETLDVELNADQMNAVVHGLNAPVGALIQGPPGTGKTTVIAHLAHELARQGQYVLVAAQTNTAVDTMLSRILDVGWVDFIRVGTPERHPQLAARLTARGLAADEYFSDSLGQVTPKLEQLKRRLLEAPITGVTAHRAASSDLMSIATRARGPVPWDVVIVDEATQLTEPMTLAAISRAKRFILVGDHRQLPPVVRHESLMTPFHEELSRQRLSSNAPQLDLFGAPVVQERPMELRGLDQSLFERLINAGLSYTMLREQYRMNEEIMAFSNRHFYDSELLAHPSVAKRRLEIEESSPNPILAPNNPVVFVNVEPSEVTQGRDNPDEAKASAELVDALIQAGVEPREIGVISPFRAQVHAIRKLLFERQIADVDVDTVERYQGSERDVILVSLVKTERAGEFISDARRLNVTLTRARKKLIILGYRSCLIGDPLMRALIEQDETLCVDWPQHS; encoded by the coding sequence ATGTTTTTGCTACCCGACCTCAACGAAATCCCCCACCTTTACTCGTCGCCTCTAGGGCGAGTATGGCGCCTTGAAGCCGAAGAACTCGGACTCCAAGACACCTTGCATTCTCATTTTTTGGTGCGGAAATTGCCGGCATCTGGCTCGTTTCTGACCACGTCTGCGATGCTTGGGTTGGCAGCAACCACTGAGTCGAGAGTTGGACGCCCCGCAACACACTGGCTGCAGGATAAAGGCGGTGTCTACATCGCCACGCCCAGTACTCCTCATCAGGTTCCGATCTTGGAATCGAGCGCTCCATTGACCTTTCACGACGCGGTCGAATCATGGCGCCCGATTGCGCTTGCCGTTCAGCATTGCCACTCGAAGGGGCTCACGCATGGAAACGTCAATCCATGGTCGGTGCACCGAGATAGAGAGCTCATACTGCTGGATGCGGGCACATGGATCGCGGACGCCCCGGGCGTTTCTCAATGGTGGCCACAGAGTGTGAGGCGCGCGGAGAGTCACCTTAGAGAATGCGGCACCAAAGATGATGTCTTAAACCTCGCACGCCTGCTTGTCTGGCTGACACGACCTGGCGATCCCGAGGCCGCACCAAGTCTTGAGCACCTGCCTGCATGGGCCATTGCGCCGCTCGCAAGTGTGCTCAATGACGAAGGGCATATCACGCGTGTTTCAGACCTACTCAAAGCGCTCGCACCAGCTCCCATCCTGAGTGAGTCCAACACCGAGGCTACGAATTCGGTGCTCTTTGCGCGCGTCTCACACGTGGAAGATATTCAACATCCGACCAAGGGGCCCGGCATCAAGTTCTGGCTGCTTCACCCGAGACCCGAGGCTGAAAACTCGGCAACCAGGGCCCAGGGCGCCTTTTTCTACAAAGCGTCTCACGGAGATGTTTACAATAGCATCGCCCATATCTGGGAGGGCGCTGAGGTCAATATCCTCGATGCTCTCGAGGTCGAGGACTCCAAAGGCCGCGTATTCTTGAGCGCGAAACCCGAGACGCTTCCGGTGATTGAGCCACATTGGCCAGTTACGGTCACTAATGTTCTCAAGGCCGACGGCTGCGTAAGTCGCATGCTCGTCGACACCCGAGAAGACGAGCTGCCGAATATCCACCTGATCTTCGGGTCCTTGGTCCACGAGTTCCTGGAGTACACGCGCCGAGATCCTGAGCTCGACTTCTACTCGCTATGGGAGCAGGTCCTTCCGAGGTACCGCGTAGGACTTCTGGCAGCCGGACTCGGCGAGTCGGACATGGAGAAGTTTGAAGAAGATGCTCGGGCTCATTTTAATAATATCGTGGCGTTTGCGAGGGGGCGCTCACGCGAAAGAAGCGTCGAGAATCCCACTTGGACAGGCGATTATGTGGAGGTGAGCCGGTACTCTTCGATCTTCGGACTCGAGGGCCGTATTGACCTTGTGACCGAGCACGAGCGCGACGGTTTGCAGATCGTGGAGCTCAAGACAGGGAGCGCACGTGAAGAGCATTTGACCCAGCTTCGCTCCTACAAGCTCCTCTGGGACCCGTTGGTCCAGGAACAGAAGAAGGAGGTCTCGGGATACCTGCTCTACTCCAAGGATGCGTCTATGCGCTCGGCTCCGCTCGAGGACCCGATGCGGGAGCGCAGGTTGCTTCGCGCCCGAAACGCGCTCGTCGCATGGCACCGAAGTTCGGCGCGCGATCCTACCATCATTCCGCAATATTTCATGGAAGTCCCGGAGGACTGTAATGCGCGGGCTTGCCGCTGGCGTAAAGAGACGTGCAAACGACAGACGGCCATTCTCGGTTTTGGACAGGTAGAGCCGGAACCTAAGACTTGGAAAGGCTTCGAGCCCGAGCTTGTGGCCCGCGCACAGACTTGGTGGGCGCACTTTAATCATCTCCTCGAGATGGAGAACTGGGTCGAAGGCGAAGAACTAGGCCTGATGCTTCAAACGGGACGGCTCCGTGAACGCATCGATGGCTTCAGAGCCGCTCCAGGGCTGGAACTAGGCGGCTTTGATCGTGCGTCTGGTCGTGTGAATTTCACCGGAGATCACCGAAACATTTTCCATATCGGTCAGACGGTGATTGCACATCGCAACGACTTCCACGGCTCTCATATTGTGCGGGCCCAGGTTGAGTCCGTTGGGCCCAATCACATCGAACTGGCCACTCAGGGAATGCCGGCCCCTGAGCAACTTCCGAGGTCAAACTGGATCTTGGACGTTCTCCCGATGCGCATTGGTTATCGAAGCGCGCAGAGGTCCATCTATCGAATTCTAGATCAGCAACGCCCTGAAATTTTCGAGGTTCTCTTTAGGCCCGAATCAGCCCAGGCCGCCTCATTGATGGAGGCCCAAGATTGTGACGATACTCTTGAGACTCTGGACGTAGAGCTCAATGCTGACCAGATGAATGCCGTGGTGCACGGGCTCAATGCACCTGTGGGGGCTCTGATTCAGGGGCCGCCCGGCACCGGCAAGACAACAGTGATTGCGCACCTTGCTCATGAACTCGCGCGCCAGGGTCAGTACGTCTTGGTGGCGGCCCAAACCAACACCGCCGTAGACACCATGCTTTCTCGAATCCTGGATGTAGGCTGGGTCGATTTTATCCGCGTGGGTACCCCTGAAAGGCACCCTCAACTCGCCGCGCGGCTGACCGCTCGTGGGCTTGCTGCGGACGAGTATTTTAGCGATTCGCTCGGACAGGTGACCCCGAAACTCGAACAACTCAAGAGACGGCTTCTCGAGGCGCCTATCACAGGAGTTACGGCCCACCGAGCTGCATCGAGCGACCTGATGTCCATCGCGACTCGAGCGCGAGGCCCCGTGCCTTGGGACGTGGTCATTGTGGACGAGGCCACTCAACTCACCGAGCCTATGACCCTTGCGGCCATTTCGCGTGCCAAGCGCTTCATCCTTGTGGGTGACCATCGCCAACTTCCTCCGGTAGTCCGGCACGAGAGCCTGATGACACCTTTTCATGAGGAGCTTTCCCGGCAACGCCTGAGTTCGAACGCCCCTCAACTTGACCTCTTTGGTGCCCCTGTGGTTCAGGAGCGGCCGATGGAGCTCAGAGGGCTTGACCAAAGCCTCTTTGAACGCCTCATCAATGCGGGGCTAAGTTACACCATGCTCCGCGAGCAATATCGTATGAACGAAGAGATTATGGCGTTCTCAAACCGTCATTTCTACGATTCTGAACTCTTGGCCCATCCGTCCGTGGCAAAGAGGCGACTTGAGATTGAGGAAAGCTCTCCAAATCCGATTCTTGCGCCCAACAATCCCGTTGTTTTCGTCAATGTGGAGCCCAGTGAAGTTACCCAGGGACGCGACAATCCCGACGAGGCGAAAGCCAGCGCTGAATTGGTGGACGCGTTGATTCAAGCCGGTGTGGAGCCTCGAGAAATAGGCGTTATCTCACCGTTTCGAGCTCAAGTTCACGCGATTCGAAAACTGCTCTTTGAGCGGCAGATTGCGGACGTGGACGTGGACACGGTGGAGCGGTATCAGGGCAGTGAACGCGACGTGATTCTCGTCAGCCTGGTCAAGACAGAGCGTGCCGGCGAGTTCATCTCAGACGCGAGACGACTCAACGTAACGTTGACGCGAGCGCGCAAGAAGCTAATCATCCTCGGCTATCGAAGTTGCTTGATCGGCGACCCTTTGATGCGAGCACTCATCGAGCAAGACGAAACCCTATGCGTAGATTGGCCACAACATTCCTGA